Below is a window of Mucilaginibacter sp. PAMC 26640 DNA.
TGCTTTCCGCATTATCAGTCACCCACGGCTTTTTGCCCCCTCACCCCTCGCCATCGGCGTTGGTTGTACTGTTTCATGCCAATATGGGCATTACATTAATGTATGGCTTAATGCTGGCTATACCTGCTATTATACTTGCAGGACCGGTATTTGCGCAGTTTCTAAAGAATATCCCTTCAGAGCCGCTGGCTACATTCCGCGCCGCAGAGATAGCAGCGGACAAACTTCCCGGTTCAGGAATAAGTTTTTTTACTGCCTTGCTTCCTGTGTTGCTGCTGGGTATCACCGCAGCGTTTCCTTTTATCGGGAATGCCCAGGATCATTTGCATAAGTTAATTGCATTTGTTGGCGATCCATCTGTTGTAATGCTTATCGCCCTCATTATTGGCACTTACACATTAGGAATTAAACAAGGGAAAAAGCTAAGTCAGCTCGGTTCACTATACGGCGATGCTATTAAGGATATTTCTTTAATTTTATTGATCATCGGCGGTTCTGGAGCTTTCAAACAGGTACTTACAGATAGCGGCGTCAGTAATCAGATAGCTGACGGACTAAAATCTTTTAACCTGCAGCCATTGTTTTTAGGTTGGCTTATTGCTGCAATTATTCGCATCAGTCTTGGTTCAGCCACGGTTGCAGGTTTAACTGCAGCAGGTATTGTTGGGTCGATGCTTATAAAAGACCCTACTATCAATCCTAACCTGATGGTTTTATCCATTGGAGCAGGTAGCCTAGCCTTTTCGCATGTTAACGATTCGGGCTTTTGGCTTTACAAAGAATATTTCAACCTGACGATAAAAGATACGATACTATCCTGGTCTTTAATGGAGACGATAGTCTCATTTGTTGGACTGGCAGGAGTATTATTGCTAAACGTGTTTGTTTAAACTTCCGGGCAGATGAAAAAGTTATTTAGCCTTTTAACCTTGTTTTGCGCCATTGCATGCAGCAATATTTTTGCCCAATCTGCGGCCGGTCAAAGCTTTTACACTTCGTTCGATAGTACTAGGATTTATTATGAAGTGAAAGGCGATGGCTATCCTGTGGTATTGGTGCACGGCTTTACAGGAACCAGCCAGGGTTGGAAAAACGGCCTGCTTTATGCCGACTTATTAAAAGATGGCTATAAGGTGATCCTGATGGATCTTAGGGGCAATGGGCGCTCTGATAAGCCACATATTGAGAATGCTTATGAAAATGATGCGGAAGCTAAAGATGTAATAGGATTGGTAAACAAGCTTGGCATTAAAGCTTATGACGCAGTAGGCTACTCGCGCGGCTCTATAGTAGTATCGCGGCTAATGGTACTGGACAATCGCGTACACAAAGCCGTGATGGGCGGCATGGGTGCCGATTTTACCAATCCAAACTGGGAACGCCGCATCCACGCATATAAAGCCCTTGCGGGTGATACAACACTCCACGATGTAGATGACATGATGGTTTGGATCAATAAAAATCCTTTTGATAAAGTTGCATTAATGTACCAGCAAAAACATCAGCCGGTAACAAGCCCTGCCGAGTTAGCTGCGATTAAAATGCCTGTTTTACTGATAGATGGCAGCGAAGACAAAACCAACGGCGATGTAAGAAATTTACAAAAATTAATACCAGGATCGCAGATTAGGGTTGTACCGGGCGACCATAACAATGCAGGGAAAACTGTACAGTTTTCTGCAGCTATACGCAGCTTTTTAAAATAAGC
It encodes the following:
- a CDS encoding gluconate transporter — translated: MLVILLCIILLILLVSWAKLNPFLAFLIVSLIAGLCLGIPLEKISTSVQKGLGDTLGALTIIICLGAMLGKLVATSGAAQKIAEVLVRAFGIKYIQFALVAAAFVIGIPLFYGIGFVLMVPLIFSITYKYKLPTVYIGLPMLSALSVTHGFLPPHPSPSALVVLFHANMGITLMYGLMLAIPAIILAGPVFAQFLKNIPSEPLATFRAAEIAADKLPGSGISFFTALLPVLLLGITAAFPFIGNAQDHLHKLIAFVGDPSVVMLIALIIGTYTLGIKQGKKLSQLGSLYGDAIKDISLILLIIGGSGAFKQVLTDSGVSNQIADGLKSFNLQPLFLGWLIAAIIRISLGSATVAGLTAAGIVGSMLIKDPTINPNLMVLSIGAGSLAFSHVNDSGFWLYKEYFNLTIKDTILSWSLMETIVSFVGLAGVLLLNVFV